In Betaproteobacteria bacterium, one DNA window encodes the following:
- the cysW gene encoding sulfate ABC transporter permease subunit CysW: MSAVLPLPSVAGARSTREPPVVRLVLIGLALSFLTLFLFVPLGAVFHEALKKGLAVYWRAITDPDALAAIRLTLLTAAIAVPLNLVFGVAAAWAIAKFEFPGKSVLTTLIDLPFSVSPVIAGLVFVLLFGAQGWFGPWLREHDIKIIFAVPGIVLATVFVTFPFVARELIPLMQSQGSEEEEAAVVLGASGWQTFWRVTLPNVKWGLLYGVILCNARAMGEFGAVSVVSGHIRGATNTMPLQVEILYNEYSFVAAFAVASLLALLALITLVLKTIVETRFRGIQESA; encoded by the coding sequence ATGAGCGCAGTTCTTCCCTTGCCGTCGGTGGCTGGCGCCCGCAGCACCCGCGAGCCGCCCGTCGTGCGCCTGGTATTGATCGGGCTCGCCTTGAGCTTTCTCACGCTCTTCCTGTTCGTGCCGCTGGGCGCGGTCTTCCACGAGGCATTGAAGAAGGGGCTGGCCGTCTATTGGCGTGCGATCACCGATCCGGACGCCCTTGCAGCGATTCGCCTGACGCTGCTCACGGCAGCCATCGCCGTGCCGCTCAACCTGGTATTCGGTGTGGCGGCCGCATGGGCGATCGCGAAGTTCGAGTTTCCGGGCAAGAGCGTTCTGACGACCCTGATCGATCTTCCGTTCTCGGTCTCTCCGGTGATCGCGGGCCTGGTGTTCGTACTCCTGTTCGGGGCGCAGGGCTGGTTCGGACCGTGGCTGCGAGAGCATGACATCAAGATCATCTTTGCCGTCCCCGGCATCGTGCTCGCGACCGTGTTCGTGACGTTTCCGTTCGTCGCGCGAGAGTTGATTCCACTGATGCAGTCGCAGGGGTCGGAAGAAGAAGAAGCCGCCGTCGTCCTCGGCGCGAGCGGCTGGCAGACGTTCTGGCGCGTGACGCTGCCCAACGTCAAGTGGGGGCTCTTGTACGGGGTCATTCTATGCAACGCGCGCGCGATGGGCGAGTTCGGCGCGGTGTCCGTCGTCTCCGGTCATATACGGGGTGCCACCAACACGATGCCTTTGCAGGTCGAGATCCTTTACAACGAGTACAGCTTCGTTGCAGCTTTCGCAGTTGCGTCCCTGCTCGCACTGCTCGCGCTCATAACATTGGTTTTGAAGACCATCGTCGAAACCCGATTCCGGGGGATTCAGGAGTCCGCATGA
- the cysT gene encoding sulfate ABC transporter permease subunit CysT: MSAIAAHLPSLRRRHTVLAGFGLALGFTLLYLSLIVLIPLSATFFKAATMGWSDFWAAATTPRVLASYRLTFGASFLAALVNAVFGTLVAWVLVRYSFPGRRVVDALVDLPFALPTAVAGITLAAIYSGNGWIGQLFQPYGIKIAFTPLGVLIALIFIGLPFVVRMVQPVLQELEPELEEAAATLGATRFQIFARVIFPTILPALLTGFALAFARAIGEYGSVIFIAGNIPMVSEITPLLIITKLEQYDYAGATAIAVVMLVISFILLLVINLLQWWTRRRRGEA, from the coding sequence ATGAGTGCGATTGCAGCGCATCTTCCCTCATTGCGCCGACGCCATACCGTCCTTGCCGGATTCGGTCTGGCGTTGGGCTTCACGCTCCTGTATCTGAGCCTGATCGTGCTGATTCCGCTCTCTGCCACGTTTTTCAAGGCAGCGACGATGGGCTGGTCGGACTTCTGGGCGGCCGCGACGACGCCGCGCGTGTTAGCGTCGTACCGCCTGACCTTCGGTGCATCCTTTCTGGCGGCGCTCGTCAATGCCGTCTTCGGGACGCTCGTCGCGTGGGTGCTGGTGCGCTACTCCTTTCCGGGGCGCCGCGTGGTGGATGCATTGGTCGATCTGCCGTTCGCGCTGCCGACGGCGGTCGCCGGGATCACGCTCGCCGCGATCTACAGCGGGAACGGATGGATCGGCCAGCTTTTCCAGCCCTATGGCATCAAGATCGCCTTCACACCGCTCGGCGTGCTCATCGCCTTGATCTTCATCGGGCTGCCGTTCGTGGTGCGCATGGTGCAGCCGGTGCTGCAGGAACTCGAACCGGAGCTGGAGGAAGCGGCAGCCACGCTGGGCGCGACCCGGTTCCAGATCTTCGCACGGGTGATCTTTCCGACCATCCTGCCGGCGCTGTTGACCGGCTTCGCGCTCGCGTTCGCGCGGGCCATCGGCGAGTACGGGTCTGTGATATTCATCGCCGGCAATATTCCCATGGTCTCCGAGATCACGCCGCTGCTCATCATCACCAAGCTGGAGCAGTACGACTACGCGGGAGCCACCGCGATTGCAGTGGTGATGCTGGTGATCTCCTTCATCCTGCTGCTCGTCATCAATCTGCTGCAGTGGTGGACGCGCCGCCGCCGCGGCGAAGCATGA
- the ileS gene encoding isoleucine--tRNA ligase — translation MADYKSTLNLHDTPFPMRGDLAKREPAMLESWRARDVYRRIREVAAGRPKFILHDGPPYANGDIHIGHAVNKILKDVIVKVKTMSGFDAPYVPGWDCHGLPIEHQVEKLHGKHVEQNEFRRLCREFARAQVERQKADFVRLGILGDWDHPYLTMDFGTEAQIIRALGRIQARGYLYQGAKPVHWCVDCGSALAEAEVEYENRISPAIDVAFPVVDLRDLAQRFGLADIRGPAAGVIWTTTPWTLPANEAVSVNPALEYVLARTAKGLLMLARSLADACLARYGLAVEEILAVASGAKLEHLRLAHPFQERTVPVILGEHVTLDAGTGLVHTAPAHGLDDYVVGARYHLPIDNPVGGDGRFVATVPVVGGKTVWEANPIIVDLLAARGVLLAHEKIEHSYPHCWRHKTPIIFRATRQWFIGMDLTGGEAATLRETAMRAVEATRFYPAWGRARLEGMVRNRPDWCVSRQRNWGVPIPFFVHKETGLLHPRTAEFVEAVATMVEEGGIEVWFSLEAEDLLGAEARDYVKSTDTLDVWFDSGTTHESVLRRTPGLRWPADLYLEGSDQHRGWFQSSLLTSSAIAGRAPYDALLTHGFVVDGRGRKMSKSLGNVVAPQKVVDTLGADILRLWVAATDYSGELSISDEILKRVVESYRRIRNTIRFLLSNLADFEPARHSLPVEEWLEIDRYALVLARETQAAVAGELQGGGTWGGGHFGRFEFHLAVQRLHHFCSEELGAFYLDILKDRLYTAGADSDARRSAQTALYHIAHSLLRLIAPILSFTAEEAWAVLTRNDDDSIFLHTWHEMPAIDDAASRALRSRWTEIRELRAGVQKRLEELRADGKIGSSLAAEVDLYARSEADFGFLAEHGDELRFVFLTSQARLHPGSHPDAQPLLNGVSFRVSPSANSKCGRCWHYRADVGTDPAHPEICGRCVSNLFGSGEQRVLA, via the coding sequence ATGGCTGACTACAAGAGCACACTCAATCTCCACGATACGCCGTTTCCCATGCGCGGCGATCTGGCCAAGCGTGAACCCGCCATGCTGGAGTCCTGGCGCGCCCGGGACGTCTATCGGCGTATCCGCGAGGTGGCTGCCGGGCGACCCAAGTTCATCCTTCACGACGGGCCGCCGTATGCCAACGGCGATATCCATATCGGGCATGCCGTCAACAAGATCCTGAAGGACGTCATCGTCAAGGTGAAGACGATGTCGGGTTTCGATGCGCCCTACGTCCCCGGCTGGGACTGCCATGGTCTGCCGATCGAGCATCAGGTCGAGAAGCTTCACGGCAAGCACGTCGAGCAAAACGAGTTCCGGCGCCTGTGCCGCGAGTTCGCACGCGCGCAAGTCGAGCGGCAGAAGGCGGACTTCGTGCGCTTGGGCATCCTTGGCGATTGGGACCATCCCTATCTCACCATGGATTTCGGAACCGAAGCGCAGATCATTCGCGCTCTCGGGCGCATCCAGGCGCGTGGCTATCTGTACCAGGGTGCGAAGCCGGTGCACTGGTGCGTGGACTGCGGCTCGGCGCTGGCCGAGGCCGAGGTGGAGTACGAGAACAGGATTTCGCCGGCGATCGATGTTGCCTTTCCGGTGGTCGATCTGCGCGATCTTGCACAGCGATTCGGGCTGGCCGATATCCGTGGTCCAGCAGCCGGTGTGATCTGGACGACGACCCCGTGGACACTGCCGGCGAATGAGGCGGTGAGCGTCAACCCCGCGCTCGAGTACGTTCTCGCGCGCACGGCAAAGGGATTGCTGATGCTGGCGCGCTCGCTGGCCGACGCGTGTCTCGCGCGCTACGGCCTCGCGGTCGAGGAGATCCTTGCGGTGGCGAGCGGCGCAAAGCTTGAGCATCTGCGCCTCGCCCATCCGTTTCAGGAGCGAACGGTGCCGGTCATCCTGGGCGAGCACGTGACGCTCGACGCGGGAACAGGGCTCGTGCACACGGCACCGGCGCACGGTCTCGATGACTACGTCGTTGGCGCGCGTTACCACCTTCCGATCGACAACCCGGTAGGCGGGGATGGCCGCTTTGTCGCGACGGTGCCGGTCGTGGGCGGCAAAACGGTTTGGGAGGCGAATCCGATCATCGTGGATCTGCTGGCGGCGCGCGGCGTGCTGCTCGCACACGAGAAGATCGAACACAGTTATCCGCACTGCTGGCGACACAAGACCCCGATCATCTTCCGCGCCACGCGGCAGTGGTTCATCGGCATGGATCTTACGGGCGGCGAGGCTGCCACACTGCGCGAGACTGCAATGCGGGCGGTGGAAGCGACGCGGTTCTACCCGGCATGGGGTCGCGCGCGGCTGGAGGGGATGGTTCGCAATCGACCCGATTGGTGCGTTTCACGTCAGCGCAATTGGGGGGTGCCGATCCCGTTCTTCGTCCACAAGGAAACCGGACTGCTGCATCCGCGCACCGCGGAGTTCGTCGAAGCCGTTGCGACGATGGTGGAGGAGGGCGGCATCGAGGTCTGGTTCAGTCTTGAGGCGGAGGATCTGCTCGGCGCCGAGGCCCGCGACTACGTCAAGTCGACAGATACGCTCGATGTCTGGTTCGATTCCGGCACGACACATGAGAGCGTGTTGCGGCGGACACCGGGGTTGCGCTGGCCCGCGGATCTTTACCTCGAAGGCTCCGATCAGCATCGGGGCTGGTTCCAGTCGTCGCTCCTCACGTCATCGGCCATTGCGGGGCGTGCGCCTTACGATGCGCTTCTCACGCACGGGTTCGTGGTGGACGGACGCGGGCGCAAGATGAGCAAGTCTTTGGGGAATGTCGTGGCACCGCAAAAGGTGGTCGATACGCTTGGCGCGGACATTCTCCGGCTTTGGGTCGCAGCTACTGATTACTCGGGCGAGCTTTCGATCTCGGACGAGATCCTCAAACGCGTCGTGGAATCCTACCGGCGCATCCGCAACACGATTCGATTCCTGCTCTCGAATCTCGCCGACTTCGAACCGGCGCGGCACAGCCTGCCGGTCGAGGAATGGCTCGAGATCGACCGCTACGCGCTGGTGCTCGCGCGCGAGACGCAGGCGGCAGTTGCTGGCGAACTTCAGGGGGGCGGCACCTGGGGCGGCGGTCATTTCGGGCGCTTCGAATTCCATCTCGCTGTGCAGCGGCTCCATCACTTCTGTTCCGAGGAACTGGGGGCGTTCTATCTCGATATTCTCAAGGACCGACTCTATACCGCCGGCGCTGACTCAGACGCGCGACGGTCAGCGCAGACGGCGCTCTATCACATCGCGCACAGTTTGTTGCGGTTGATTGCTCCGATCCTGAGCTTCACCGCAGAAGAGGCCTGGGCCGTGCTGACGCGCAATGACGACGACAGCATCTTTCTACACACCTGGCACGAGATGCCGGCAATCGACGACGCGGCCAGCCGTGCACTGCGGTCGCGCTGGACGGAGATCCGCGAACTGCGTGCAGGTGTGCAGAAGCGCCTGGAAGAGTTGCGTGCGGACGGCAAGATCGGTTCATCACTGGCGGCCGAGGTGGATTTGTATGCCCGGTCTGAAGCCGACTTCGGATTTCTGGCGGAACACGGCGATGAACTGCGCTTCGTGTTCCTGACGAGTCAGGCGCGGCTGCACCCGGGGAGCCATCCCGATGCCCAGCCGTTATTGAACGGCGTGTCATTTCGGGTCTCGCCAAGCGCCAACAGCAAGTGCGGCCGCTGCTGGCACTATCGGGCCGATGTCGGGACCGATCCCGCACATCCGGAGATCTGTGGTCGTTGTGTATCCAATCTCTTCGGGTCCGGAGAACAGCGTGTCCTTGCCTAG
- a CDS encoding lipoprotein signal peptidase produces the protein MLPWLGVALLVVVLDQLTKYWIHHVLTYGQAIEVLPFLNLVLVYNPGAAFSFLSDQPGWQNKFFIAVAAAASVWVLYLLARPQRRLFSLALALILGGAIGNLFDRLILGAVVDFIDVHAAGYHWPAFNVADASITCGAALLILVSFGKQEDGTLPETAVK, from the coding sequence ATGCTTCCCTGGCTGGGTGTCGCCCTCCTGGTGGTGGTGCTCGACCAGTTGACGAAGTACTGGATTCACCACGTCCTGACCTACGGCCAGGCGATCGAGGTATTGCCGTTCCTGAACCTCGTGCTCGTCTACAATCCGGGTGCGGCGTTCAGCTTTCTCAGCGATCAGCCGGGGTGGCAGAACAAGTTCTTCATCGCCGTCGCCGCCGCCGCGAGCGTCTGGGTGCTCTATCTGCTTGCGCGTCCTCAGCGGCGGTTGTTTTCGCTTGCACTCGCCCTCATCCTGGGTGGCGCCATAGGCAACCTCTTCGACAGGTTGATCCTCGGCGCCGTGGTCGACTTCATCGATGTTCATGCGGCGGGTTATCACTGGCCGGCATTCAACGTCGCCGACGCGTCCATCACCTGCGGCGCTGCCTTGCTCATCCTGGTGAGCTTCGGCAAGCAGGAGGACGGCACGCTTCCTGAAACCGCCGTCAAATAG
- a CDS encoding DUF2325 domain-containing protein: protein MNALIVGGDHIGGLVEQLAALGLQRVEHWGGRKVRDVNRTIPPDMDLVVVLFDYVNHNLLHKVRAKAQRQGLQLIYSRRSAVELRQKIGMLTAPQLPQGSSAGSGRTASCELYALRR, encoded by the coding sequence GTGAACGCGCTGATCGTGGGCGGTGATCACATCGGTGGGCTGGTCGAACAGCTGGCGGCGCTTGGGCTGCAGCGCGTCGAACACTGGGGCGGGCGCAAGGTGAGAGATGTGAATCGCACCATCCCGCCGGACATGGATCTCGTCGTTGTCCTCTTCGACTACGTGAATCACAACCTTCTGCACAAGGTGCGGGCAAAGGCGCAGCGACAGGGTCTTCAACTGATCTACAGCCGGCGGTCTGCAGTCGAGCTTAGGCAGAAGATCGGAATGCTCACGGCGCCGCAACTGCCGCAGGGGTCGAGCGCTGGATCCGGGCGCACAGCTTCGTGTGAGCTATATGCGCTTCGGCGATAA
- a CDS encoding bifunctional riboflavin kinase/FAD synthetase: MNVHRTIPASADRPIALTIGNFDGVHLGHQAMLRRLREAATALGAPACVMTFEPHPREFFAPDQAPTRLTSLREKLELLRSHRIDRVYICRFSFDFARVSAQEFIHDILKARLDVRWLLVGDDFRFGARRAGDSGMLRAAARTLGFEMAEMPSVEVGGLRVSSTAIREFLAAGRIDCAARLLGRPYSISGRVVRGDRIGRTLGFPTANVQMKHNRPPLSGIFVAEIHGLPEGPLAGAASLGVRPTLAGERGKPVLEIHLLDFAREIYGAHVRIAFLERLREERKYPDLTALTRQIGLDVAQTRAWFERDRARQVLIQNG, translated from the coding sequence ATGAACGTTCATCGCACGATACCTGCCTCAGCCGACCGGCCGATTGCGCTGACGATCGGCAACTTCGACGGCGTGCACTTGGGCCATCAGGCCATGCTGCGGCGCCTGCGCGAGGCGGCGACCGCGCTCGGCGCGCCCGCCTGTGTGATGACCTTCGAGCCGCATCCGCGGGAGTTCTTCGCGCCGGATCAGGCACCCACCCGACTCACGTCGCTGCGCGAAAAACTCGAGTTGCTGCGCAGTCACCGCATCGATCGCGTCTACATCTGTCGCTTCAGTTTCGATTTCGCGCGCGTGTCCGCGCAGGAATTCATCCACGACATCCTGAAGGCGAGGCTCGATGTGCGCTGGCTGCTGGTGGGGGACGATTTCCGATTTGGCGCTCGCCGCGCGGGGGACAGCGGCATGCTGCGGGCGGCTGCCCGCACGCTGGGTTTCGAGATGGCGGAGATGCCAAGCGTGGAGGTGGGGGGGCTGCGCGTATCGAGCACGGCGATCCGCGAGTTTCTCGCTGCTGGCCGCATCGATTGCGCGGCGCGTCTGCTCGGCCGGCCCTACAGCATCAGCGGTCGCGTCGTCCGCGGCGACCGCATCGGTCGCACCCTCGGCTTCCCGACCGCCAACGTGCAGATGAAACACAACCGCCCTCCGCTCTCCGGCATCTTCGTGGCCGAGATCCACGGTCTGCCGGAAGGCCCGCTTGCCGGCGCGGCGAGCCTCGGTGTGCGGCCGACCCTCGCGGGAGAACGCGGGAAGCCCGTGCTCGAGATTCATCTGCTCGACTTCGCGCGCGAGATCTATGGTGCGCACGTACGCATCGCCTTCCTCGAACGGCTGCGGGAGGAGCGCAAGTATCCGGACCTGACGGCGCTCACGCGCCAGATCGGTCTCGATGTCGCGCAGACACGGGCGTGGTTCGAGCGCGACAGGGCAAGACAGGTTCTGATACAGAATGGCTGA
- the ispH gene encoding 4-hydroxy-3-methylbut-2-enyl diphosphate reductase, whose protein sequence is MDVMLANPRGFCAGVHRAIEIVERALAIHGAPIYVRHEVVHNKFVVDGLRAKGAVFVEEIEEVPTGATVVFSAHGVSQQVRDHAQARGLRIFDATCPLVTKVHTEVAKMRQQGREIIMIGHRGHPEVEGTMGQSAAGMHLVETVTDVNRLQVADPGNLAFVTQTTLSVDDAAAIVSALKARFPDIVGPKKDDICYATQNRQDAVKFMTQQCDLVIVVGSPNSSNSNRLREVALNLGVSAQMVDSAAELDPAWLTGKKRVGVTAGASAPEVLVAEVVERLRALGAAQVSELQGITENVVFPIPKGLGSGERETARGSV, encoded by the coding sequence ATGGACGTAATGCTCGCCAATCCGCGTGGCTTTTGCGCCGGAGTCCATCGTGCGATCGAGATCGTCGAGCGCGCGCTCGCCATCCACGGTGCACCGATCTACGTACGCCACGAGGTCGTTCACAACAAGTTCGTCGTCGATGGCTTGAGGGCGAAGGGGGCGGTGTTCGTCGAAGAGATCGAAGAGGTCCCGACAGGTGCGACGGTGGTCTTCAGTGCGCACGGCGTGTCCCAGCAGGTGCGCGATCATGCGCAGGCGCGCGGACTGCGGATATTCGATGCCACTTGCCCGCTAGTGACCAAGGTTCACACCGAAGTCGCCAAGATGCGCCAGCAGGGCCGCGAGATCATCATGATCGGGCATCGCGGCCATCCGGAGGTCGAGGGCACGATGGGGCAGTCGGCCGCCGGCATGCATCTCGTCGAGACAGTGACTGATGTCAATCGGCTGCAGGTTGCCGATCCCGGCAATCTCGCCTTCGTTACGCAAACAACGCTATCAGTCGATGATGCGGCGGCCATCGTTAGTGCCCTGAAGGCGCGCTTTCCGGACATCGTGGGTCCGAAGAAAGACGATATCTGCTATGCGACCCAGAACCGTCAGGATGCTGTCAAGTTCATGACGCAGCAGTGCGATCTGGTGATCGTGGTCGGCTCTCCGAACAGTTCCAACTCCAATCGCCTGCGCGAGGTGGCGCTCAATCTCGGCGTCAGCGCGCAGATGGTCGACAGCGCTGCCGAACTGGACCCTGCATGGCTCACGGGAAAGAAGAGGGTGGGAGTCACTGCCGGCGCATCAGCGCCGGAGGTGCTTGTGGCCGAAGTGGTTGAGCGCTTGCGTGCGCTGGGTGCCGCGCAGGTGAGCGAACTGCAGGGGATTACGGAGAACGTTGTTTTCCCGATCCCGAAGGGCTTGGGTAGCGGCGAACGCGAAACCGCCCGAGGTAGCGTCTGA
- a CDS encoding sulfate ABC transporter ATP-binding protein, whose translation MSIEARNVSKRFGTFAALKDVSLEVKTGELLALLGPSGSGKTTLLRAIAGLETIDAGQVLFCGEDTTSQHVRERRVGFVFQHYALFRHMTIFDNVAFGLQVRPRSVRAPKGEVRQKVLELLRLVQLDWVADRYPHQLSGGQRQRVALARALAVEPRVLLLDEPFGALDAKVRKELRRWLRHLHDDMHITSVFVTHDQEEALEVADRVVVMNEGRIEQIGTPEEVYEHPATPFVYKFLGSVNLFHGRVHQGRAEIGDLVLDAPEHAAASNAPAEAYARPHEIEVLRSAGDEAAIPAILQRAIPVGPRVRLEVSLEDGDQPIEAEVSREVWRALDVIAGERVFLRPRRFKVFPAPASPDLT comes from the coding sequence ATGAGTATCGAAGCACGCAACGTTTCCAAGCGCTTTGGCACCTTCGCCGCCCTCAAGGACGTAAGCCTGGAGGTGAAGACCGGCGAACTGCTCGCTCTGCTCGGCCCATCAGGATCCGGCAAGACCACGCTTCTGCGGGCCATCGCGGGCCTCGAAACCATCGACGCCGGACAGGTCCTCTTCTGCGGCGAGGACACCACGTCGCAGCACGTTCGCGAACGGCGGGTGGGTTTTGTTTTCCAGCATTACGCCCTTTTCCGCCACATGACCATATTCGACAACGTGGCCTTCGGGTTGCAGGTGCGGCCGCGAAGTGTCCGCGCGCCGAAAGGCGAGGTGCGGCAAAAGGTGCTGGAGCTCCTGCGACTCGTGCAGCTCGACTGGGTTGCCGACCGCTATCCGCATCAACTTTCGGGTGGCCAGCGCCAGCGCGTCGCACTCGCCCGGGCGCTCGCAGTGGAGCCTCGGGTGCTGCTTCTCGATGAGCCGTTCGGTGCGCTCGACGCGAAAGTGCGCAAGGAACTGCGGCGCTGGCTGCGTCATCTGCACGACGACATGCACATCACCAGCGTGTTTGTCACACATGATCAGGAAGAAGCGCTGGAGGTTGCCGATCGCGTCGTCGTGATGAACGAGGGACGCATCGAACAGATAGGCACGCCCGAGGAGGTGTACGAGCATCCGGCGACACCTTTCGTCTACAAGTTTCTGGGCAGCGTGAATCTCTTTCATGGTCGCGTTCACCAGGGGCGCGCCGAGATCGGGGATCTGGTTCTCGATGCGCCCGAGCACGCCGCAGCCAGCAATGCGCCGGCGGAAGCCTATGCACGCCCGCACGAGATCGAGGTGCTGCGCAGCGCGGGCGATGAAGCTGCGATCCCCGCAATCCTGCAGCGGGCGATCCCGGTAGGACCGCGGGTGCGCCTGGAGGTGAGCCTCGAAGACGGTGATCAACCGATCGAGGCCGAGGTGAGTCGGGAAGTCTGGCGCGCACTCGACGTGATCGCGGGTGAGCGGGTGTTTCTGCGGCCGCGTCGCTTCAAGGTCTTTCCTGCGCCGGCGTCACCTGACCTGACTTAA